From the Lysinibacillus fusiformis genome, the window TAAGTCTTTCCCTCTCTTTTCCAATAGTGGTATACGCTACTTGCTTGGTCATAAGCGATTAATCATTTTTCGATTACCCTTTATGTTAGTCACTAGCTAAGGCAATGTCAACTATTTTTGTATTTTTCATCAGTCTATATTGAAAATAACCAATTCTGTTACCATTTTACCACGAATTTTATGATAAAAGCATGGTAAAATAGCACAAGGAATAGGAGGAATCTGATGAGGACAAAAATTTTACATAGTATAATCATCTTCGTACTAATGGTAACGATGGCGATTCCCAATAAGAACTTTGTTCAAAAAGCTTCCGCTGATACCAGTGATCTAAAAGTCGCGGGAACGATTCTTCATTTGCGTGAGGGTCCTGGATTGTCTTATCCCATTATTACGACTTTAGAAGAAGGTGACCCTTTAACCTCAATCGGTCGAGAAGGTGATTGGTATCAAGTCAAAGCAGGTAACTACGAAGGTTGGGTTGCCTCTTGGCTGACCGCACCTACAAATGCTAAACAAGCCATCGATAAAACCGTCATTTCACAAGTTGACCGTTTAAATATTCGAACAGAACCAGACATCTCTTCAGCTGTTCTTGGTCAACTTTCTACGGGTAACCAAGCAAACCTCATCGAAGAAAATGTAGAATGGGCAAAAATTGATTGGAATGGATTAACAGGATGGGTTTCGAAGGATTATGTCACGATCAACGATAATCCTAAAAAAGAAACAGAACCCAAAGAAGATGCTGTTGAAGTAACTACTACAACCGCAACACCTGCCAACAAGGATACAACCTTTACCATTTTAGTGGACGTCCTAAATATCCGAAAAAAACCAGACTTGAACGCTAAAAAAATCGGCACAGCAACAAAAGGTCAAGCCTTTAAAGTACTGGCGCATGAGCATAATTGGGTACAAATTCAGTACAATGATAAAAAAACGGGTTGGGTCTATAGTTTTTACGGTACATTTTCCAATAAAGTAAAGAGCACATCAAAAACGTCAACTTCCAAAGAGTTGGAGTCTGTTACCATTATTTATAATGGGACAAATCTACGAACGGATGCCTCAACGGCAGCTGAAGTGGTCGAACGTGTAGATGCTGGTGTAAATTACCCGATTGTAGGCGTTAAAAATGATTTTTATGAAATACAATTAGACGACGAAAAAACAGCTTTTGTCGCCAACTGGGTGGTCACAACAAGTTCCAATAAAGCGACAAATTCACAGAAAGAAAAAGAAGAGCCCCGTAAAAAAGGGACATTAAGCGGGTTAACGATAGTTGTTGATGCTGGTCATGGTGGGAATGACCATGGTACAACTGGTCAACGTGGTACAGAGGAAAAGGGCATTACTTTGAAAACGGCCACGCTGCTTGCTTCCAAGCTAAGTGCTGCTGGCGCAAACGTGGTCATGACGAGAGAATCAGATGAATATGTGGCATTGCGTAAACGTGTATCAATTGCCCATCAATATGAGGCAGATGCCTTTATTAGCCTTCATTACGATGCAACAGACGATAGCTCCATTAACGGCTTCACGTCTTACTATATGAATAGCAATCAAAAAGGGCTTGCTGAGGCGATTCATGATGGACTATCAAGTAAAATAGATTTGAGAGATCGTGGTGCACA encodes:
- a CDS encoding SH3 domain-containing protein; the encoded protein is MRTKILHSIIIFVLMVTMAIPNKNFVQKASADTSDLKVAGTILHLREGPGLSYPIITTLEEGDPLTSIGREGDWYQVKAGNYEGWVASWLTAPTNAKQAIDKTVISQVDRLNIRTEPDISSAVLGQLSTGNQANLIEENVEWAKIDWNGLTGWVSKDYVTINDNPKKETEPKEDAVEVTTTTATPANKDTTFTILVDVLNIRKKPDLNAKKIGTATKGQAFKVLAHEHNWVQIQYNDKKTGWVYSFYGTFSNKVKSTSKTSTSKELESVTIIYNGTNLRTDASTAAEVVERVDAGVNYPIVGVKNDFYEIQLDDEKTAFVANWVVTTSSNKATNSQKEKEEPRKKGTLSGLTIVVDAGHGGNDHGTTGQRGTEEKGITLKTATLLASKLSAAGANVVMTRESDEYVALRKRVSIAHQYEADAFISLHYDATDDSSINGFTSYYMNSNQKGLAEAIHDGLSSKIDLRDRGAQQGNYLVLRENRQKAVLIELGFLSNSSEERVITTAKFREQATLGIYQGILNYFNEQDE